The following proteins come from a genomic window of Trinickia caryophylli:
- a CDS encoding gluconokinase, whose translation MTDKIVVMGVSGSGKSTLARELALALAGVFIEGDEHHSAQCRDKMCRGIALCDSDREPWLDRLAAKMDASQGAVVLSCSALKRGYRERLRARVAGLRFVFLDISLSVAIARVAGRTDHEFPATLVADQFDTLEPPVGEAGVLHLFASRDCACNLTEVMQWLSSPAEAPWKSEEIESRRG comes from the coding sequence GTGACAGATAAGATAGTGGTGATGGGCGTGTCGGGCTCGGGCAAATCGACGCTCGCGCGCGAATTGGCGCTTGCACTGGCGGGCGTTTTCATCGAAGGGGACGAGCACCATTCGGCGCAATGCCGCGACAAGATGTGCCGCGGAATCGCCTTGTGCGACAGTGATCGCGAGCCATGGCTGGATCGTCTCGCCGCGAAGATGGACGCGAGTCAAGGCGCCGTCGTGCTGTCCTGTTCGGCATTGAAGCGGGGCTACCGCGAGCGGTTGCGCGCGCGTGTCGCCGGGCTACGCTTCGTATTTCTCGACATTTCCCTGTCGGTCGCGATTGCGCGTGTGGCGGGACGCACCGATCATGAGTTTCCCGCGACGCTGGTCGCCGATCAGTTCGATACGCTCGAGCCGCCTGTGGGCGAGGCTGGTGTGCTGCATCTTTTCGCGTCGCGAGACTGCGCTTGCAACCTGACAGAGGTCATGCAATGGTTGAGCAGTCCCGCCGAAGCGCCATGGAAATCGGAAGAAATAGAATCAAGGAGAGGTTGA
- a CDS encoding FCD domain-containing protein: MARGDVHGYFRVNVACRDEQLRLCGNDIVKEVLDSMHMRISRLRRLSTSLPGRLHCSCADHQRL, from the coding sequence GTGGCACGGGGGGACGTGCACGGCTACTTCCGGGTGAATGTGGCATGCCGCGACGAACAGTTGCGGTTGTGCGGCAACGACATCGTCAAGGAGGTGCTGGATTCGATGCACATGCGGATCAGCCGGCTGCGTCGCCTGAGTACGTCATTGCCCGGGCGTTTGCATTGCTCGTGCGCTGATCACCAGCGGTTATGA
- a CDS encoding PqiB family protein has product MPLIWIVPLVALLIAGGLAVRSIMQQGPSITIRFATGEGIEAGKTKIKFKNVDIGVIRSVTLSDDHQTVLASAEMSRNASSMLVDGTRFWVVRPRISGGTVSGISTLISGSHIGMDIGTSQNARRDFVGLESPPVLASGTPGREFVLRSTSIGSLDIGSPVFFRRLQVGQIVSYALDPDGSRMTVRVFINAPYDRYVTNDTRFWQASGVDVTLDTTGVKVNTESLVSILIGGLAFENPPDTTDRTEADAKREFQLFGDRADAMKRHDAIVDKYVLNFNESVRGLAVGAPVDFRGIVVGEVSAISAHFDPVRKEFNIPVEVSIFPERLVSRVNWQRSMGGTAAERKAFADYLISKGLRAQLKTASLLTGQLYVAIDFFPAAPKAKVNWSNAIPQLPTVPGNLQGLQDSISSLVAKLNAIPFDGISKDLRKTLNDADSVLNTVNTDLAPDAKATLATVREALASANRAIQSDSPLQQSTTETMRELSRAAVSIRTLADYLQRHPEALIRGKAEEKP; this is encoded by the coding sequence ATGCCGCTTATATGGATTGTGCCGCTGGTGGCCCTGTTGATAGCGGGCGGACTCGCGGTGCGGTCGATCATGCAACAAGGCCCAAGCATCACCATCCGCTTTGCCACGGGCGAGGGCATCGAGGCCGGCAAGACGAAAATCAAGTTTAAGAACGTCGATATCGGCGTAATCAGGAGCGTCACTCTGTCCGACGATCACCAGACCGTGCTCGCCAGCGCCGAGATGTCGAGGAACGCCTCCAGCATGCTGGTCGACGGTACCCGCTTCTGGGTGGTTCGGCCGCGGATTTCAGGCGGCACCGTGTCAGGCATCAGCACCCTGATTTCCGGTTCCCACATCGGAATGGATATTGGCACCTCGCAAAACGCCCGACGCGATTTTGTCGGACTCGAGTCGCCGCCGGTGCTTGCCTCGGGGACGCCGGGGCGGGAGTTCGTACTCAGGAGTACCAGCATCGGCTCACTCGATATCGGTTCACCCGTATTCTTTCGCAGGCTTCAGGTTGGCCAGATAGTTTCCTACGCACTTGATCCCGACGGCTCCAGGATGACCGTGCGTGTTTTTATCAATGCGCCATACGACAGGTACGTCACGAACGACACGCGCTTCTGGCAAGCGAGCGGCGTTGACGTGACCCTGGATACGACGGGCGTAAAGGTCAACACGGAATCGCTGGTCTCCATCCTGATCGGTGGCCTCGCGTTCGAGAACCCGCCTGACACGACGGATAGAACTGAAGCGGACGCGAAACGCGAATTTCAACTTTTCGGCGATCGCGCCGATGCCATGAAGCGGCATGATGCAATCGTCGACAAATACGTCCTGAACTTCAACGAGTCGGTACGCGGATTGGCAGTCGGCGCGCCGGTCGACTTCCGCGGGATTGTCGTGGGCGAGGTGTCGGCGATCTCGGCGCACTTCGATCCCGTCAGAAAAGAATTCAATATTCCTGTTGAGGTCAGCATTTTTCCCGAACGTCTGGTGTCGCGTGTGAACTGGCAACGCAGCATGGGAGGCACGGCGGCTGAACGAAAGGCGTTTGCGGACTATCTGATCTCGAAGGGACTGCGAGCCCAATTGAAGACCGCGAGTCTCCTTACGGGGCAACTCTATGTTGCGATCGATTTTTTCCCCGCAGCGCCGAAGGCGAAAGTGAACTGGAGCAATGCGATTCCTCAATTACCGACGGTACCGGGAAATCTGCAGGGTTTGCAAGACTCGATCTCGAGTCTGGTGGCGAAGCTGAATGCAATCCCGTTCGACGGAATCAGCAAAGACCTACGCAAGACGCTGAACGACGCGGATTCAGTTCTGAACACCGTCAATACGGATCTGGCGCCGGATGCCAAGGCAACGCTGGCCACTGTTCGTGAAGCTCTCGCGTCAGCGAATCGTGCGATTCAAAGCGACTCGCCGTTGCAGCAAAGCACGACTGAAACAATGCGCGAACTGTCACGAGCCGCAGTATCGATTCGCACGCTGGCGGACTACCTGCAGCGCCATCCGGAAGCGCTGATTCGAGGCAAGGCCGAGGAGAAACCATGA
- a CDS encoding MFS transporter has protein sequence MLHMKNNPGASPMPKPAGRQRWLVLGLLCLIALVNNIDRLTLSIAAPAMQHELGFTATDIGLLGSAFSLFYAFGQLPSGWFVDRFGPRRLLGVSVVVWSAATAAMGTAHSFGAFLIARAWLGAAESPSLPSTNKIVTQWFPKKEQGIANASWDAALKVGPAFLTFALVFVVAEFGWRSMYLAAGVAGVVVAIVFLFFYRDVDRNTRLSREERAYIAHDGEVRAAADAVRVPWTAMFKRQSMWGMMAGFFCNLWVYQIFLVFIPMFIIEQFGVKFSSLGLAASVPWVGAIIGDIVSGIVSGKLAERSGWTTLKAKKVTIVAALLLQAIVLALLPLNAVFGQSAGLPVAVILMAFALGFNGAVVAHAWSLPAEVTTYSTVASAGAVQNFGGFLGATLSPLAAGMIVDATHSFTLVFLSSAVVSVFGAIAYHFFVRHPIIQGEKLNPAQEDARQESVA, from the coding sequence ATGCTGCACATGAAAAACAATCCAGGTGCTTCACCGATGCCCAAACCCGCCGGACGACAACGATGGTTGGTCCTCGGCCTTCTCTGCCTGATCGCGCTCGTCAACAATATCGACCGCCTGACCTTGTCGATCGCGGCACCCGCCATGCAGCATGAACTCGGGTTCACCGCGACCGATATCGGCTTGCTCGGCAGCGCGTTTTCACTTTTCTACGCATTCGGTCAGTTACCGTCCGGATGGTTCGTCGATCGCTTCGGACCGCGGAGATTGCTGGGGGTTTCCGTTGTCGTCTGGAGCGCCGCGACCGCTGCGATGGGTACCGCGCATTCGTTCGGCGCGTTCCTCATTGCGCGCGCGTGGCTGGGTGCGGCAGAATCGCCGTCGCTGCCTTCGACAAACAAGATCGTTACGCAATGGTTTCCGAAGAAGGAACAAGGCATCGCCAACGCAAGTTGGGATGCCGCGTTGAAGGTCGGCCCTGCCTTCCTGACCTTCGCACTCGTCTTTGTCGTGGCCGAATTCGGCTGGCGCTCGATGTATCTGGCAGCGGGCGTCGCCGGTGTCGTCGTCGCCATCGTATTCCTGTTCTTCTATCGCGATGTCGATCGAAACACCCGGTTGAGTAGAGAAGAACGCGCCTATATTGCACATGACGGGGAAGTTCGAGCCGCCGCCGATGCAGTACGCGTTCCCTGGACGGCCATGTTCAAACGCCAGAGCATGTGGGGAATGATGGCGGGCTTCTTCTGCAATCTCTGGGTGTATCAGATATTCCTGGTCTTTATTCCCATGTTCATCATCGAGCAGTTCGGCGTGAAGTTCTCTTCGTTGGGGCTGGCAGCCAGCGTGCCCTGGGTGGGCGCGATCATCGGCGATATCGTGAGCGGCATCGTTTCCGGCAAACTGGCCGAACGCTCCGGATGGACGACGCTCAAGGCGAAAAAGGTGACCATCGTCGCTGCTCTGCTGCTTCAGGCCATCGTCCTCGCCCTGCTGCCGCTTAACGCCGTGTTCGGCCAGTCGGCGGGCCTGCCCGTCGCCGTGATCCTGATGGCGTTTGCGCTGGGATTCAACGGGGCCGTGGTCGCGCATGCATGGTCGCTGCCCGCCGAGGTCACCACGTATTCGACGGTCGCGTCAGCCGGCGCAGTGCAGAATTTTGGCGGCTTCCTCGGCGCGACGCTTTCGCCGTTGGCTGCTGGCATGATCGTCGACGCCACGCATTCATTCACCCTCGTTTTCCTGTCGTCGGCGGTGGTATCGGTGTTTGGGGCAATCGCCTATCATTTTTTCGTGCGGCACCCCATCATCCAGGGCGAAAAGCTGAATCCGGCTCAAGAAGATGCCAGACAGGAATCGGTCGCCTAA
- a CDS encoding PqiC family protein, with amino-acid sequence MSRSSLFCLAILVLTLLAGCATSPPAQFYTLAPVHLVELQPDIKPVAIAIGPVTVPELVDRPQIVSRIDENRVSIDEFARWADPLKSQIPRVLAADLMQLLPGSIVSIYPQHVDDNGFRVSVDVQSFDSPTSGTVVLAAIWSVRAPGRGEPVEGRTVVRENVTGPGYGALVSAHSQALASVSRDIALAMLSTVRY; translated from the coding sequence ATGAGCCGATCGTCCTTGTTTTGCCTGGCAATATTAGTTCTCACTCTCCTTGCGGGATGTGCAACGTCGCCGCCGGCGCAGTTTTATACGTTGGCTCCCGTGCACCTTGTCGAGTTGCAGCCGGATATCAAACCGGTGGCAATCGCGATCGGCCCGGTCACGGTTCCGGAACTGGTCGATCGCCCGCAGATCGTGTCAAGGATTGACGAGAACCGCGTGTCGATCGACGAATTTGCTCGCTGGGCCGATCCGCTGAAGAGCCAGATTCCGCGCGTACTGGCTGCCGATCTCATGCAGTTGCTGCCAGGGTCGATCGTATCCATCTATCCGCAACATGTGGATGACAATGGATTCCGCGTGTCGGTTGACGTGCAGAGCTTTGATTCGCCAACGAGCGGTACCGTAGTGCTGGCAGCAATCTGGTCTGTCCGCGCGCCGGGGCGCGGCGAACCGGTTGAAGGTCGCACAGTCGTTCGCGAGAACGTCACCGGGCCTGGCTACGGTGCGCTGGTGAGCGCGCACAGCCAGGCTCTCGCCTCCGTTTCACGTGATATCGCTTTAGCGATGCTATCCACTGTACGGTACTGA
- a CDS encoding paraquat-inducible protein A translates to MNEIRLIACRECDLLQWKASLVERGIARCRRCDAAFYRSLPATHHDRALAFTLAAAIMFLVANWFPIIGVWVRGALVETTLFDAVCSLYADGMWPIAGLVLITTIVMPALNIASVIYLLLPLHTGRLPQRPEVVLRVLKHVAPWGMTEVLMLAMLIALVKLQHFATVVPGVALWAFGAVMVLLTAATFSFDPRDIWERIDGGPGGDSSSPRRMVNAQAATGARAGLFVCHDCGLVSKPFAQFRGRICPRCGALFHLRKPNSLARTWAFLLAAMILYIPAVLLPVMITSTLFGTQSDTILSGVVFLWASGSWVLASIVFIASIVVPMLKILSLAYLAWSTQLRSSLMPRKRTRIYRWVECVGRWSMLDIYVVTILVAVVQFGSVATIDAGPGAIAFGAVVVLTMFAALSFDPRLIWDAVELDGE, encoded by the coding sequence ATGAACGAAATCAGACTAATCGCATGTCGTGAATGTGACTTGCTCCAGTGGAAAGCAAGCCTGGTCGAACGCGGTATCGCGCGTTGCCGGCGGTGCGATGCTGCCTTCTACCGAAGCCTGCCGGCTACTCATCATGATCGTGCGCTCGCGTTCACTCTAGCGGCGGCGATCATGTTTCTCGTGGCGAACTGGTTTCCGATCATCGGGGTTTGGGTCAGGGGCGCGCTCGTCGAAACCACGCTGTTCGATGCAGTTTGTTCGCTGTACGCCGACGGCATGTGGCCCATAGCTGGCCTCGTTCTGATAACGACGATTGTGATGCCGGCGCTGAACATCGCGTCGGTGATTTACCTACTGCTGCCCCTGCATACTGGCCGCCTGCCTCAACGTCCCGAGGTTGTTTTGCGCGTACTAAAGCACGTCGCGCCGTGGGGAATGACTGAAGTGCTCATGCTTGCCATGCTGATTGCGCTGGTCAAACTGCAGCACTTCGCGACCGTTGTTCCCGGCGTAGCGCTCTGGGCATTTGGCGCAGTAATGGTACTGCTCACGGCAGCAACTTTTTCGTTCGACCCGCGTGATATATGGGAGCGTATTGATGGCGGGCCAGGTGGCGACTCCAGTTCACCGAGACGAATGGTGAATGCGCAAGCCGCTACCGGCGCACGCGCCGGCCTGTTTGTTTGTCACGACTGCGGATTGGTGTCAAAACCTTTCGCTCAATTTCGCGGCCGGATTTGTCCGCGCTGCGGCGCGCTGTTTCATCTGCGCAAGCCCAATAGCCTCGCACGTACCTGGGCGTTCTTGCTTGCCGCGATGATTCTTTATATTCCTGCCGTACTGCTGCCGGTGATGATCACCAGCACCTTATTCGGCACGCAGTCGGACACGATTCTAAGCGGTGTGGTGTTCCTGTGGGCCTCGGGCTCATGGGTGCTGGCCTCGATCGTGTTTATTGCGAGCATCGTTGTGCCGATGCTCAAAATTCTCTCTCTAGCCTATCTCGCCTGGAGCACTCAGTTGCGCTCGTCCCTCATGCCGCGCAAGCGGACACGTATTTACCGGTGGGTAGAGTGCGTCGGCCGTTGGTCGATGCTCGATATCTATGTCGTCACCATCCTGGTCGCGGTCGTGCAATTTGGTTCTGTTGCAACAATCGATGCCGGTCCGGGGGCTATAGCGTTTGGCGCGGTCGTCGTCCTGACCATGTTCGCGGCACTGTCGTTCGATCCACGACTCATATGGGACGCCGTGGAGTTGGACGGTGAATGA
- a CDS encoding TetR/AcrR family transcriptional regulator: MDNPTRSAQSRNAAIQAALAILTKDGPAALTFDALSRESGISKGGLLHQFRNKTAILKALLAHQQEYFESFANSFLSTKGSALPEPTLSCQIAVTRESINQPNSVARAILAALVEDPNLLSEISSQDSANTRKIRSEAKDPDIALLRLFAARGLAYTTLLGLNPLSERQRERLFKVLLDDDRWSSHTSSDTDRER; the protein is encoded by the coding sequence ATGGATAATCCCACTCGTTCGGCGCAATCCCGAAACGCGGCCATTCAGGCCGCACTGGCAATCCTCACAAAAGATGGGCCCGCGGCATTGACCTTTGACGCACTGTCGCGCGAGAGCGGAATCAGTAAAGGCGGTTTGTTGCATCAGTTTCGTAATAAAACTGCCATCCTCAAAGCCTTGCTTGCTCACCAACAAGAATATTTTGAGTCCTTTGCCAACAGTTTTCTGTCTACGAAGGGGAGCGCGCTTCCTGAACCAACACTGTCGTGCCAGATCGCGGTGACGCGAGAGTCGATCAATCAACCGAACTCAGTCGCGAGAGCCATTCTGGCAGCCCTCGTGGAGGATCCAAACCTGCTAAGTGAAATCAGCAGTCAGGACTCGGCAAACACGCGGAAAATCCGAAGCGAAGCCAAAGATCCCGACATCGCTCTCCTGCGTCTCTTTGCGGCGCGCGGCCTAGCGTACACCACGCTGTTGGGGCTCAATCCCCTCTCAGAGAGACAGCGGGAGCGTCTGTTTAAGGTCTTGTTGGACGATGATCGATGGAGCTCACATACTTCCTCGGACACCGACAGGGAGCGTTGA
- a CDS encoding DUF3313 domain-containing protein translates to MLKKNSVAIFLSAAAALTLTACAGVQPVAYSGISSSPQMTRNAGDNSGKVPYQFTAPVVWSRYTKVIVDPVVIYQGADNQFGDIKSEDRSALASYMGKTFSGKLATRFSVVQQPGPNTLRVKLTLTGAEKTTALVGQFMHFDLAGNLYNGVQSIRGGQGAFSGSVSYAVEVYDSVSGQLLKAYVSKQYPNAMNLPAAFGSLGAAKTGIDKGADALVAEFH, encoded by the coding sequence GTGCTTAAGAAAAACTCCGTCGCAATATTCCTCTCCGCCGCCGCGGCACTGACTTTGACCGCGTGCGCAGGTGTGCAGCCCGTGGCCTATAGTGGGATTTCATCTTCGCCGCAGATGACACGGAACGCCGGTGATAACTCGGGCAAGGTGCCCTATCAATTTACGGCCCCCGTCGTCTGGTCGCGCTACACGAAGGTCATAGTAGATCCGGTGGTGATTTACCAGGGCGCTGACAATCAGTTTGGCGATATAAAAAGCGAGGACCGCTCGGCGCTTGCCAGCTACATGGGAAAAACGTTCTCGGGAAAGCTGGCGACCAGGTTCAGCGTCGTGCAGCAGCCCGGTCCCAACACCTTGCGGGTCAAACTGACATTGACGGGCGCCGAGAAAACTACGGCGTTGGTTGGGCAATTCATGCATTTCGATCTTGCGGGCAATCTCTATAACGGTGTGCAATCCATCCGCGGCGGTCAGGGTGCATTTAGCGGTTCCGTGTCGTACGCGGTGGAGGTCTATGACAGCGTCAGCGGTCAACTGTTAAAAGCGTACGTTTCGAAACAGTATCCCAATGCGATGAATCTTCCTGCAGCCTTCGGTTCATTGGGTGCCGCGAAGACCGGCATCGACAAGGGAGCGGACGCATTGGTCGCTGAGTTTCATTAA
- a CDS encoding glucose 1-dehydrogenase, with translation MFDLSGRCALVTGSSTGIGYALAKGLAGAGAEIILNGRSEARLAEAVSRMRDEGATVHSASFDVTSADDVQKAIANIEREIGAIDVLVNNAGMQRRAPLEQFSHEQWQELMKTNVDSVFLVGQAVARHMIERQRGKIINICSVQSELGRPNIAAYTASKGAVKMLTKGMAIDWGQHGIQVNGLGPGYFKTELTEALVKDATFSKWLIGRTPSRRWGDVEDLVGAAVFLASSASNFVNGHVLYVDGGVTATL, from the coding sequence ATGTTCGATCTGTCGGGGCGTTGTGCTCTGGTCACGGGATCGAGTACCGGAATCGGTTACGCGCTTGCGAAAGGATTGGCCGGCGCGGGGGCCGAAATCATTCTGAACGGTCGCAGCGAGGCGCGCCTTGCCGAGGCGGTCAGCCGTATGCGTGACGAGGGCGCCACTGTCCACTCCGCGAGTTTCGACGTGACATCGGCAGACGACGTGCAAAAGGCGATCGCCAACATCGAGCGCGAAATCGGCGCAATCGACGTTCTCGTCAACAACGCGGGCATGCAGCGTCGCGCGCCGCTCGAACAGTTTTCCCACGAGCAGTGGCAGGAACTGATGAAGACCAACGTCGACAGCGTGTTTCTGGTCGGACAGGCGGTGGCACGCCATATGATCGAGCGGCAACGCGGCAAGATCATCAACATCTGTTCGGTGCAAAGCGAACTCGGCCGTCCCAACATTGCGGCCTACACCGCGAGCAAGGGTGCCGTGAAGATGCTGACGAAAGGCATGGCAATCGACTGGGGTCAACATGGCATCCAGGTGAATGGTCTCGGTCCGGGCTACTTCAAGACCGAGTTGACCGAGGCGCTCGTCAAGGACGCGACCTTCAGCAAGTGGCTGATCGGCCGTACGCCGTCGCGCCGTTGGGGCGATGTGGAAGATCTCGTCGGCGCGGCGGTGTTCCTGGCTAGCAGCGCTTCCAACTTCGTAAATGGACACGTACTTTACGTGGACGGCGGCGTGACCGCTACGCTATAG